One Panicum virgatum strain AP13 chromosome 9K, P.virgatum_v5, whole genome shotgun sequence genomic region harbors:
- the LOC120652646 gene encoding uncharacterized protein LOC120652646 yields the protein MAAGKAAAVKKPSFGTRAWRLLRLAVLWARRGGVAHSLRLLRTLRRHGHGLGGGARGDRLRYGEREFSIDETPAFRFRTPSARVLRLIPCIAPAVPDTPGLYGDDHRYFFRDAAARALEEDGAAYGYGAPESERGDDDGEEEELSCYCDGGDEEEELLERAVAESCRASTAAEGDAGVDVKADEFIARFYAQMKLQRQISWLQYNEMMQRSVS from the coding sequence ATGGCGGCGGGGAAGGCGGCCGCGGTGAAGAAGCCGTCGTTCGGGACGCGGGCGTGGCGGCTGCTGCGCCTGGCGGTGCTCTGGGCCcgccggggcggcgtggcgcacaGCCTGCGGCTGCTCCGCACGCTCCGGCGCCACGGgcacggcctcggcggcggggcgcgcggcgaccGCCTCCGGTACGGCGAGCGCGAGTTCTCCATCGACGAGACGCCGGCGTTCCGGTTCCGCACCCCGTCCGCCCGCGTGCTCCGCCTCATCCCCTGCATCGCGCCCGCGGTGCCGGACACCCCGGGCCTCTACGGCGACGACCACCGCTACTTCTTCCgcgacgccgcggcgcgcgcgctggAGGAGGACGGCGCCGCGTACGGCTACGGCGCCCCGGAGAGCGAGCGgggagacgacgacggcgaAGAGGAGGAGCTGAGCTGCTactgcgacggcggcgacgaggaggaggagctgctggAGCGCGCTGTCGCAGAGTCGTGCCGCGCCAGCACGGCCGCGGAGGGCGACGCCGGGGTGGACGTGAAGGCGGACGAGTTCATCGCCAGATTCTACGCGCAGATGAAGCTGCAGCGCCAGATCTCGTGGCTCCAGTACAACGAGATGATGCAGCGGAGCGTCAGCTAG
- the LOC120652649 gene encoding anaphase-promoting complex subunit 11 — translation MKVKILQWHAVASWTWDAQDETCGICRMAFDGCCPDCKFPGDDCPLIWGACNHAYHLHCILKWVNSQTSTPLCPMCRREWQFKG, via the coding sequence ATGAAGGTTAAGATTCTTCAGTGGCATGCGGTAGCTTCTTGGACGTGGGATGCACAAGATGAAACATGTGGCATATGCAGGATGGCATTTGACGGCTGCTGCCCTGACTGTAAGTTCCCTGGTGATGATTGCCCgctgatctggggcgcctgcaACCATGCTTATCATCTTCACTGCATACTGAAGTGGGTCAATTCTCAAACATCTACACCCCTTTGCCCCATGTGCCGTAGAGAGTGGCAGTTTAAGGGCTAA